From the genome of Daphnia pulicaria isolate SC F1-1A chromosome 5, SC_F0-13Bv2, whole genome shotgun sequence:
ttaaaattaaatggcaAATGTAAGAAAGAAAGCTTAGCATACGGAACTAGGGAGGAGGAATATGTAGAGTAGAGAGGCGGGTGAATGGATGTAGTAGGCATTGTTCTTCTTGCTGGCCAGAAAGCCTGAATAATATGCATAGTCAAAAGAAAGATGGAAGCGCTGCAGTGACGCGGAATATTTGATATTGTCTtgccaacttttttttgcGGGGGCCGGTTGCCCATGTCTCTCTTGTTCGACTGTTGCTTTGGCTGTACGTTGCCGTTCTCTGCTCTTACAATGAACCGTATACTGAATGCAGCTAACGAGCCGGAATCGTCGGTGACAATGGTGGTTGTTCTGGCCGCCCCGGGCGCCCTTTTAATTGCCATTATCGGACTAGCTGCTATCCTGGCCGTTTACCATCGACAACGAAGGAGGCATCTTCGACAGCAGCCGTCTCAATCTGCTGCCCAGACGTGCGACGGTGACGATGCCAATGACGACGTCAGCAACTACACCAAAACGGCCAACGGCAAACCGGATGTAATTAAATCTAAGCGAGGTACAGTATgcctattattatttttttttaagtatagaATTGCACACTGCACTGTATCTTTCGTCGGCCTCAATTGTCCGTCGCCGAACATCAAGAACAAAGGCGCGGAAAACAATACTTTATCTGAACAATTGCCATCTTTGTTTTTGGGTATAGGAATAGACCTGGAATGCCAGCTCGCTGGTATGTCGAATGAGTCGTCACATTCGTCGCTTGTCGTCGCAGCTGGCACTTCAAACAACGCTAACGGACCCTGTAAATTTAACGAAGAATCCGCCGTGACGTTTGCGGTTCAACAGACGGCGATGAACGATCGGAATCGAGACAGAATTTTAGATCCGAATGCGACTTCTTCCAGCAACATGACCAGCAACCCACACAAGCCAGGATCTCTGCGTTTGCACCAGCAACAGCACCCCGCAGATTTTACGGTCAGAAAGTTTTCCATCtacgattttatttttgaagtgTTGCGTTTCGactagaatttaaaaattaagttaGTTTAGTGAAATCCATAAATATTTGTAGAATTTTTGGTTGATGGTGTGGTATCCTTGCCTTATATAAATTCGATCCTCCGTCTGATTAAGATCCAATAATCTTAAAACTTGTTGATATAATCTTTCAGTTCGAAAAGTTCACCTCAAATAGTAGGGGTGGCGCGGCAGCAATGTAACCAAGGAATTGACTTTGGAGAGGAGATTCGTTTGTTTGACTTCCACTTGTGTTCAATCAACAAACTCGACTGGCTCCATCAAACTAAGCTTTCACTTTGTTTGATTTGAGGCTTCGTGGTTTCATTTCCGAGTAGGCCTGATTCATATTTGCTCcgatacaaagaaaaaacgccAGTGAATTCGTTGCGCTAAAAGTCATACAAAGCTAGTATTCAGTACAGGTTCCAAATTAATACTTAATAGCGATGCATTTATTAGGACCTATACgccaaaagtaatttttttttcattttttctagtTAGTTTTGAGTTGTGTTCCTCGATTTGTGGGGGTTGCCTCTGTGTACCAGATCTCAGACGAAAGTTTGTGGATGAAGATACGGTAACTTGGCGCGGGGCGGGGTCACGGTGCAGTCGACAGCAGGGAGACAGAAGAATTATTTAGTGGCCAAGTCATGTAGGGTttacaaaaaaacgaaatgtttCTCGGTTTGAAGAAGAACTAGAGTGTATCATGTATTCACGAACTTCTGGTAAATCTCTGGCCTTTTTTTCGCATCTAGGGAAGATCCAGTGCTTTTCAATCTTCGgctgaaatttcaaatatgatttcattttctattgaaaattatgcGTCAATATTTTAAGAAGTCACTTGATTTACCGTTAACAACCAAATGTTGACATTTGGATTCTTTCAAAGCTCAATTTTTAAGGATCGATTTGATTCAACAGTCAAAAGTAGAAAAACTTTGCGTCGTAAGTATCGCGGTAAgagtaaattaaattaacaataGCCGAAAAGCTCGCCGAAAAATTGTCGACCAATTCGGCAATTTAAGTATCCATCGGAATCTTACAAGGATAGTTACTCCTAGTCGTGATAGCCTAATCGCAATTCGAATCGCGGCCCTCCGTCGTTGTGAGAAGCGGGCCATATAGTGCTTCTGTTCGTGAGTAGGTTGGATTATGAGCAATGGTCTTGGGTTCGAACGGAAATCCAAGCGAGAATCCACGTTACGTTAGAAGAATTCTTGATAGCTTCTTCGAAGGGGTTCCTTCGCAAAACTGGATGGGGACTCGTGGTAACTTTCATCACGCCCGCGCTCGGCATATAACACTGGGCTATTGCAGACTGCAGAGCGCAGCAGGCCGTGGGATTGCTCCATATTTTATGTTCACCGGGGCTGGTGTTGGATTGTAGAAGCCGTCGAAACTTTCTTGTATGTTGTACTTAAGAAGGCGATGCATTCTCTCGTCGACTTggtcacatatatatatatatatatagactgGACGAATAGAGGAACTCGTTATAGTTGTCGAACAGAGCAAAGTCGTTCTCGAGTGGAGCTGGCTGGATTCGCCAGTCTCGGCGCGTGTACCCAGCAGGCGAGATGTGCAAGCTGCCCTATAAATAGCGCCACATCTTACTTACAGTATGACCACATCTTTCAGCATCAATCAATAGACCATCTATAGAACGCACTATGCACACAGAGTCTTAATGGAACGAGCTAGGGAACAGAAGCAGTCGTTTTCGGTTGCCTTGAATGCTTGACCAACTACGTGTAATGAGAAATCAGCGCGGCTTCCAACTAATATCGCAAAGCTCAATCAATATTAAGCAGCAGAAGAACGTTAACGCAATATATATAGTACCCAacgctttttttccttttcaatatTGATTGTTCTTTCATGTTGATATTGCAGGTGAGGCAGGCGTTCGATGTGCGTGACCAGTCCAACACCTCCAACGTCTACGTTTACCGATAACAGGAAAGATGGCCAAATTGTCTACTCCAAAGTTACAAGAATCGCTCTTTTATTGGTTCTGAACTGCTCTTCTGATATATACGGCTGTATTCACGCTCTTTACACACGCGTATCTACAAGGTGTGTGAATATGTGCTAATGGAAAGCACGCGGCTGGCAGTGAGAAGACGACATTCGGGCTACAAATTAACTGCAAGACGAAAAGAATAatatgaaaaactgaaaaaaaaaataaaggcaagaATTCCTATGTATGTGTCAGTTGTTTGCAAAGTTCATTCTTcgtgttgtcttttttttctgcgcaATACTATGCTTTATATATTCCCCATTGAAGGTGTAATAAACGTTTGAATCGTTGGTGGTCCGCACTGTTTAATCGCATGAATTGGGTATGGGCTGACTGTTTGACATCGAGCTGACAAATACATCCCACAATGACGAAAGGATTTGAATAGCGTTTGAGATTTGACGTGTGCATAGACAACTCGTTGGTGAACAGCTGAATAGCTGGGCTACTAAAGCACGGGATCCAGCGATGAATAGGGTCTCATCTTAAAGTGGAGGTCTTGTCTGCTGATGCTGGGTTACGAGATTGATGACAATGCCGAACACACAGAACCATCAGTATATAGCCTACTTCTTGAATAAAGTAAATAACAATATCCTTCCTGGGTTTCGGATGTATCATGTTTGTCTGTAATAAACCTCTGTTCACACCAACGATACGATCGGTCTCGAGACGCATTCTTATTTGATTGCCACAGAAAAAGAATCTAACTAACTAATAAATAATGATGTTTCATGTTTCCCGTTATTGTGTGGGCTGTGGGGCAGACGAAGCTGTCGCATTCCGAGCTGTTCTTTTGGTACTGGTTATTTACTGACCGCTAGATGCCACTGacttcaattgattttgttaCAGCAGAAACAtggcgaaacaaattgttgctatttttttcatatttttttgtgattccAAATACCGAATTGAACTTCGTTGGTGTAGGTTCATCTTGATCTAGTttccttatatatatattacagccatttcttttaattctaGAAAATCAGTCatcccaacaagttgacttggTGCTCACTGCTCAGTTACAAGTAATGGATGGATGGTTTTCCATCCATTCGATCCTTATATGCTGTCAAAAGTGAGAAACTCACATTTGAAGCCAACATACAGTGGAATTAGAAAAATGTGCTGagataaggtattttccattactTCTACCACACCAGAAAAATAAAGCATTGAAACTGTTATAATTCATATTTTCATATAACGTAGGTATTCTTGCTCATGgaccataggatcttttccAAACCTTGCTTTTTTGATAGTGTAAGTTGGGCAGCATGTTTTTTATTAAGACCGCTTCTACATCCATTTAGAAGGCAACTCAGCTGAGAGATAGGTAGGGGTTTCATCgataaatttgtgtaaatttgtaagtaATGTAGATAATTTTCCTTATCCCATTGCTACTTAGAGTTCCAGTGACTTGAAGAGTGTGCAGTCCCATGTGCTTGGGTACATTTACCAGATTTGCTTGATGGGGTTGATCtaaaatcttcaagtaagacaccaaaatgttatttttgtttaagctTCCTTTTAATTCCGAGCTCGTTTTTACAGAAATATTTGTGACGTCCTCTGAGATCGCGAGTCGGCCGCCAGTTTCAATCTACAATGCAGTTTCTTCATGGAATCGTGAGGTCCTGGCACGGAGATCCTTGAGCCAACGCTGGCTTTTGTCCATGAcagaagagggacttccatCAACGTTTGGATCCTTATCTTCACGACGtacgctcatctagcttccCTGCTTCTAAAAccaatttgttttacttcactggcgacttggcgagtttctggaccacttcatgatcgcttccgtccgctgttacacacctgTAATcattcaccacgggattatacccaggtacccaacaattgacttattttcgtaggttatCTACCAATAGTTTAGTTGTGTTagactctgtctgtgtaatagtatccaaaatcaggcccttcttagtTCTTACGCTcttgacgtttcttttttataacgctagatggctttttgataatttgcagctgtcaaaacagtcagtttcagttactttgcacatctctttaaacatttattggcagttattttgttgaaatatttagtgataactgacgattactattccagcaacaaagctcacttgttaaattttcgataattgattttttttctacttccggttttctcatttcagtcagtagttcagtaaatattcattccacgcacaaaagaaccacatattcgtgatcctcgtaaatTTGTGGTAGAGTTCATGTGTTCatttgtacgtacgcgtacttccggtttccaaaattttcctgaactatgttcaggaaaattctcgattttggccaaattttggatttcgtttaaatcatatctaatcgaccccaaatttcatggagatcacgaatatgtggtttaaattgacgacagctcaatggttgaggcgctgtggttacttccggtttacttccggaactttttttaaagactagcaagtgagctttgttatgtGTACAGTTCTTAATATTGTTAGGtagattttaagcaatttaaaGCGCGCCCTTgaagttttgagcaaaaaaaccaGATCAATGAACCTATATGTATTATGTGACTATTATGTAACTATTATTGGCATatcacttaataagaattgttttgtctttattcaggtaatgcagaggagacgtcgagaagatgcattttctcatctttaacTGTCGTCACCGGTCTCCGTTGGATGTTGCCCCTGATCCTGGTGCGAACGAAACTCGGTGGAGTGAATGGATGTAAGTTCATCATTTACAAGTTACTCACATTTAGGTTGTGTGTATTGTAttctaatcaaattttttaaaatctgattTAGAATGCGCTAACAAAATACTTCTGGCAATGGAATGGGAGAATCGCTAGCAACGGAAAGGGACCATCACTGGCAACGGAAAGGGACAATCGCGACCGACACCGAAactcgtcatcaacgtggatcatcgtattgttggtattatttcgtttgtgttagttaacccgttgtctgccacgcctttgttctcccctagctccttagcacgggccgcgctgttgggtctcgtggttttcatgccgcaGGGTCGGAAAGTCGCACCATCCCAAAATTCGCCGCAAGGCGCCGTTaagcaatgcaccatagtttccccttgtcgatgcggtgatggattctagaggttgtgcattccatcttctcctgtcaccgtgtcagcccggacttgtcagcaatggcaagtcccaccttggtcatggatccttcagacatggcgcgtagagtagtagagagtaCAACCTACgagttgtatggcgtggcagccaatgggttaacttagtgtatgtatgtaactatgtatgtatgtgactgtaaaatgtggtggaattgtgggtggaggggaaataaagcaattccttttttaagttttctGTCTTATAACTTTTAGCAAAATAGTGTTGTTGTATCAACATATTTTCAACTCTTAAGTTTAACATAAGTTTCTAAACTTCTATGAAGAACCAAACGCTATCTGCAACTACTTTGTTACGCCAAATTCAGTTAAAAACTTAATGTCTCTTTCGTAATGCAAAGCGACTCAACAATAGAAGCGACTCCAACATATGAAATAGTCGCAATGTGAAAAGGCTTGAAGGTGTTAAGAAAAGTCGTAGAAGATGGTTACaattaaacaatttattttctcatttaagatCAACAACGCTACCCAGTGACTAGAAATTGTTAAGATATGACCGACAAATCTgaacacaaataaataaatcagaaatttCGACTCTAGTGTTTAAGAGCCTCCGCCTCCCTGTACTTAACTGgagaaacgtaggttgtgatATAATATCCAGGGGTTCCTtgatggtgtagtaactcggggcagtgGAATACTTCGCAGCTTCGGTGCATTAGGTCGGAACTGGCTAAGTAGTGATATAATACTCGGGTGCCTTGGTattgtagtacttgggagcatcGGTATGGGAGCGGAGCCTCGTTATGGTAGCTGAGGGCAGCGTGGGTTgtagtgtagtaaactggagtcTCAGTGTAGTATTTCGGTCCAACGTAGTAGGCAGGAGCAGCCGCTGTGTAGTAATTCGGGCcagagtagtacttgggcgcttcggtgtagCATTTGAccgctttggtggtgtaataagctggagcATCGGTGTAGTTGCTGGGAACAgagtagtactccggtgccttggtggtgtagtactccggtgccttagtggtgtagtactccggtgccttggtggtgtagtactccggtgccttggtggtgtagtactcctgtgccttggtggtgtagtactcgggtgccttggtggtgtaactcggggcagagttattttttggggcttcggtgtagtagtttAGGACAtcataagttgtggtgtaCTACTCTggggccttggtggtgtagcatCGGGTTGTTGCGTATGTTTGTCGTGCAGTAAGACGGCGGCGTTGTGGTACGGTATCCACCATTCCCACGAGACATAGGTACACTAGTGGTTGACCCAACCACCAAGgatacaacaaccaacagcagcacgacgccatagttaactagacggtaaaaaattttaacaattttgaaaatcttcAATAATAACAGGCAtattaacaaacaaacaaaaatagtgATACAAAACTCCATGTAAAAACAGAGTATTTACCATTAGGTTGTAATACTCGGTGGCTTGATGTAGTAAACAAGAGCCTCAGTTTtgtagtagcttggagcagagtaatacttgggttCCTCAGTGTAGTAAACTGTGGCAGTGTACGCGGTTGTGTAATATGTGGCCTCGACCACTTTGGCATTGAaataagctggagcctcggtgtagtaggcttGGGCAGCATTcgtagtcgtgtagtacttggggacTCCGGTGTAGTAGGCTGGGACAGTATActcagtggtgtagtactgaGGCGCTTTGGTGttgtaactcggggcagcatAATCTGTCGCGTAACTCTTGAGACTTGGTGGTGTAGCACTTGGGGGCCTCGGCGTAGTAAGTAGATGTTGCGTATGTTGACTTCGTTGCGTAGTAAGGCGGAGGCGTGGTGTAGTTCTTTCGTTGCTGTTGCTTGGTTCCCACCATGTCCAGGACACGTCAGTACACTCGTGGTCGACCCAATCATTaacgatacaacaccaaaCAGCAGCATGGCGCCATAGTTAACTAAACAATGAACGATTTGAACATTAATTATCGAATATAACTGGTCATATCAAGTgaaaacaagataaaattgattcacaactcgaaataaaaatgaatgattacccatgattgcgaattGGTTGTACAATGAAGAAGGCAATTGGTGACAAATAGTGCGCTGCAGtcgttgccgtgtcggagacgctcactcgactgatttcgcCATTTATACGACTTCTTCTCACCCTGACCCctctcttaagccttgcggctattatacctgcttgataatgaagcaAACACTttccgttctcacccaacctctacaccaccacATGAcccgttttacgtaatgatctccgtgaactAAGAACGTCATGGACATGTGTTATGATCTAACGAGGATCGACAAACAAACTGAGGTCCGAGTTAACCAAACTGTATTGAACGACGGGATGGGAGTACTGTACAGGCAGAACACTAAGGCAAGACTGACTGGCCCATGGCCGGAAGGAAGTAGGGCCGACATGAGCCGCAAGGGGGCTCAGATGTCGAGCTACGACAGAGGGGGAGACAGGGCCTAGGCGGAGACTATAACAGCTCCCCACCAAGTTTTCATTACATGACAActtaacaaacacaaaattttcGCGATCAGGATCGAATGACAATAGGGAAATCAATTTAAGCATCGTGAGGCACTTTGGGGTGTCTGTTACGGTTGCTGCGACGAGGGGGGAGATCAAAATTAACCCGACGGCGGCGCTGGTTTGACGAATGATCCGGCGGAGGCAGTGGACCGGGCTCCTCCGGATTCGTGTCGATTGCGGGTGACGGGGCAGCTGGGTCGGCATCGGTGGCGAGCGGGGGGTAAACAAGGCGGAGGAATTTTCTGTTTCGCCAGTAAATCCGGCCACTTTGCATTTTGACGCGGTAGTCGCGGCTTTCGCCGACTGACACAATGATGCCTTGCTTGTCCCAGCGCTTAGAATCAGCGTCTTGGACACGGACAGAGTCACCAACTCGTAGCGGACGTAATGGGCGTGCATGCTGGTCGTATGCGGCTTTCACACGTTCGGCTTGATCGTCCAGGCGGTCCGATAAGTCCATCAGCTCGCGCCACTTGTTGGCAAAAGCGGTGTGATGTGCCGGCAGAATGGATCGGATGGGATGGCCGAAGACAATTTCGGCCGGCGATAGACCAGCTTCACGGGGGGTGTTGCGCCACTCCAATAGGCCC
Proteins encoded in this window:
- the LOC124341293 gene encoding uncharacterized protein LOC124341293; the protein is MVNYGAMLLFGVVSLMIGSTTSVLTCPGHGGNQATATKELHHASALLRNEVNIRNIYLLRRGPQVLHHQVSRVTRQIMLPRVTTPKRLSTTPLSILSQPTTPESPSTTRLRMLPKPTTPRLQLISMPKWSRPHITQPRTLPQFTTLRNPSITLLQATTKLRLLFTTSSHRVLQPNVNYGVVLLLVVVSLVVGSTTSVPMSRGNGGYRTTTPPSYCTTNIRNNPMLHHQGPRVVHHNL